The following proteins come from a genomic window of Triticum aestivum cultivar Chinese Spring chromosome 6A, IWGSC CS RefSeq v2.1, whole genome shotgun sequence:
- the LOC123128896 gene encoding wall-associated receptor kinase 2, which yields MALAAAVLFLLMLLHVLVVAPASARRRPPVARPGCRDSCSNITVSYPFGIGAGCYRDDGRAGFQLECHGSPPRLTVSGFDHHLAGLSLASGEARAYLNATRECFSSTGALVDRTNSYMSLQYSVYRFSDAKNRLVALGCPNLGYFVDGDGYYVSGCMSVCRPSRYAMPGPCTGVGCCQSEIPADISFFGPYLRNFPPSKDSTAFTTNATSCHYVFLVEDEWFTYSDRVFLNRTDDFAVPLVLDWAVRNIDNCSAAGQNATDFACRSVGSQCVDATNGPGYRCSCPKGYDGNPYLDSGCADIDECHLKDEYPCYGVCTNTPGSHTCQCPPGTSGGATAKNGCRPKDNFTLALKTVIGVSVGVFLSVFMCFWLYLGLQKRKLIKAKRNFFEHNGGVILQQQMRSNRGTSVGGGGGFKIFSEEELEKATNNFATDQVLGRGGHGIVYKGVLEDETVVAIKKSKMMEKSDIREFAREMLILSQINHRNVVKLLGCCLDVEVPMLVYEYVSNGTLYHFIHGKELNNDTALDTRLRIAAESAEALAYMHTSASPPILHGDVKTANILLDSNLTAKVSDFGASKLAPSDEVQIATLVQGTCGYLDPEYLMTCQLTDKSDVYSFGVVLLELLTGKKAICFSGPEDRSLVSRFIAAVKAGTHEKLLDVQVRKEMGPEALEEVTHIVTRCVSVSGEEQPAMKEVAERLEALRRYQRRPWGQVGGSDSEEGQSLFGRDMERGVEYMFGPQDVLDLEGGSTYTLSL from the exons ATGGCATTAGCAGCCGCCGTTCTGTTCCTGCTGATGCTGTTACATGTGCTGGTAGTGGCACCCGCGTCAGCTCGACGGCGGCCGCCCGTGGCGCGGCCGGGCTGCCGCGACAGCTGCAGCAACATCACCGTTTCATACCCCTTCGGCATCGGCGCCGGTTGCTACCGCGACGATGGCCGAGCTGGCTTCCAGCTGGAGTGCCACGGCTCCCCTCCGCGCCTCACCGTCAGTGGCTTCGACCACCACCTCGCGGGCCTCTCCCTCGCGTCCGGCGAGGCCCGCGCCTACCTCAACGCGACGCGGGAGTGCTTCAGCTCCACGGGGGCCCTCGTCGACCGCACCAACAGCTACATGTCCCTCCAGTACAGCGTCTACCGCTTCTCTGACGCCAAGAACCGCCTCGTCGCGCTCGGCTGCCCCAACCTCGGCTACTTCGTCGACGGCGACGGATACTACGTCAGCGGCTGCATGTCCGTGTGCCGCCCCTCGCGCTACGCCATGCCGGGCCCGTGCACCGGCGTCGGCTGCTGCCAGAGCGAGATACCCGCCGACATCAGCTTCTTCGGGCCTTACCTGCGCAACTTCCCGCCGTCGAAAGATTCAACCGCTTTCACCACCAACGCCACGTCGTGCCACTACGTGTTCCTCGTCGAGGACGAGTGGTTCACCTACTCCGACCGTGTCTTCCTCAACCGCACCGACGACTTCGCGGTGCCCCTCGTGCTCGACTGGGCCGTTCGCAACATCGACAACTGCAGCGCCGCCGGCCAAAACGCGACCGACTTCGCCTGCCGGAGCGTGGGCAGCCAGTGCGTCGACGCAACCAACGGCCCCGGGTACCGGTGCAGCTGCCCCAAGGGCTACGACGGCAACCCCTACCTCGACAGCGGATGTGCAG ACATCGACGAGTGCCATCTCAAAGACGAATACCCGTGCTACGGTGTGTGCACAAACACGCCGGGGAGCCACACTTGCCAATGCCCACCGGGTACAAGTGGAGGTGCCACCGCCAAGAACGGCTGCAGGCCAAAGGACAATTTCACCTTAGCTCTGAAAACCGTCATAG GAGTCAGCGTTGGGGTATTCTTGTCGGTGTTCATGTGCTTCTGGCTCTACTTGGGGCTCCAGAAGAGGAAACTGATCAAAGCAAAGCGGAACTTCTTCGAGCACAATGGAGGCGTCATCTTGCAGCAGCAGATGCGTTCCAATAGAGGTACCTCTGTAGGAGGCGGCGGCGGGTTCAAGATATTCTCGGAAGAAGAGCTCGAGAAGGCCACCAACAACTTCGCCACAGACCAGGTCCTCGGACGCGGCGGCCATGGAATAGTCTACAAGGGCGTCTTGGAGGACGAGACTGTGGTGGCGATCAAGAAGTCTAAGATGATGGAGAAGTCCGATATCAGGGAGTTCGCGAGGGAGATGCTCATTCTCTCCCAGATCAACCACCGTAACGTCGTCAAGCTGCTTGGTTGTTGCCTTGACGTGGAGGTGCCGATGTTGGTCTACGAGTATGTCTCAAATGGCACCCTCTACCACTTCATCCACGGGAAGGAGCTTAACAACGACACAGCCTTGGACACCCGTCTCCGCATAGCCGCAGAGTCGGCAGAGGCATTGGCGTACATGCATACGTCGGCTTCACCGCCGATCCTCCACGGAGATGTCAAGACCGCCAACATCCTCCTCGACAGCAACCTCACCGCCAAAGTCTCGGACTTTGGGGCATCGAAGCTGGCGCCGAGCGATGAGGTCCAAATCGCAACACTGGTGCAGGGCACTTGCGGGTACCTGGACCCAGAGTACCTCATGACATGCCAGCTAACAGACAAAAGtgacgtgtacagcttcggcgtCGTGTTGCTGGAGCTCTTGACTGGAAAGAAAGCGATATGCTTCAGTGGGCCGGAGGATAGGAGCCTCGTGTCGCGCTTCATAGCGGCCGTGAAAGCCGGCACGCATGAGAAGCTCCTGGACGTCCAGGTGAGGAAGGAAATGGGGCCCGAGGCGTTGGAAGAAGTCACCCACATCGTGACCCGGTGCGTGAGCGTGAGCGGGGAAGAGCAGCCGGCCATGAAGGAGGTGGCGGAGAGGCTGGAGGCGCTAAGGAGGTACCAGCGGCGCCCGTGGGGTCAAGTTGGTGGCAGTGATTCGGAGGAAGGGCAGAGCTTGTTTGGAAGGGATATGGAACGGGGTGTGGAGTACATGTTTGGGCCTCAAGATGTCCTTGATCTTGAAGGGGGTAGCACATATACTTTAAGCTTGTAG
- the LOC123128897 gene encoding laccase-19-like, with the protein MPPVAAGLVVFFFAVLLSAAAGGDAAVVEHTFVVNQVRMRHLCNDTLVTVVNGQFPGPAVEATEGDTVVVHLVNQSPYGITIHWHGVKQRLTCWADGAGMITQCPIQPNTTFTYRFDVTGQEGTLWWHSHVSALRATLHGIIVIRPRSGAYPFPKPDVEVPVIIGEWWQRDLVKVDQNFSIGGSFEDNPAAIAINGKLGDLYNCSGVAEDNFVLDVEPGKTYMLRLVNAALFSEYYFKVAGHKLTVVGADANYVRPFTTDVVAVAAGETIDVLMVADARPCRYYMAALANQPPVPDPQIPEFVSRGVVQYKNIPSDAQNCTEKSPLMPAMPDQHDTITTFYFHGNLTGLQPGGNPLLPQVRDRVDERLFLTLGKGSMCTNNKTSCKRGGNPESFEVAYINNVSFHLPETTAVLQARYYGGKLNNNGVPVQDLPSRPPRAFNFTDPVLIPVVPGGKMEELEPTRKATMTRRFAHNATVEVVFQSTATMQSDSNPMHLHGHDFFVLAQGHGNYDAARDVRSYNLVDPPMKNTVQVPRLGWAAIRFVADNPGAWFLHCHFEFHMAMGMAAVFEVDNGPTLETTLPPPPSDLPKCTR; encoded by the exons ATGCCCCCCGTGGCAGCAGGCCTcgtcgtcttcttcttcgccgtcctcCTCTCGGCGGCTGCTGGCGGCGATGCGGCTGTTGTCGAGCACACGTTCGTTGTGAACCAGGTGCGCATGCGGCATCTGTGCAACGACACGCTGGTGACGGTGGTGAACGGGCAGTTCCCCGGCCCGGCGGTGGAGGCCACGGAAGGCGACACCGTCGTCGTCCACCTCGTTAACCAGTCACCCTACGGAATAACAATCCACTG GCATGGCGTGAAGCAGCGGCTGACGTGCTGGGCGGACGGAGCCGGTATGATAACGCAGTGCCCGATCCAGCCCAACACGACCTTCACCTACCGGTTCGACGTCACCGGGCAGGAGGGCACCCTGTGGTGGCATTCCCACGTCTCCGCGCTCCGGGCCACCCTGCACGGCATCATCGTCATCCGCCCCAGGTCCGGCGCCTACCCGTTTCCCAAGCCCGACGTGGAGGTCCCGGTCATCATCGGTGAGTGGTGGCAGAGGGACCTCGTCAAGGTGGACCAGAACTTCTCCATCGGGGGCTCGTTTGAAGATAAccccgccgccatcgccatcaACGGCAAGCTCGGAGACCTCTACAACTGCTCCG GCGTAGCAGAGGACAACTTCGTGCTGGACGTGGAGCCCGGCAAGACGTACATGCTGCGGCTGGTGAACGCGGCGCTCTTCTCCGAGTACTACTTCAAGGTCGCCGGGCACAAGCTCACAGTGGTCGGCGCCGACGCCAACTACGTGAGGCCCTTCACCACGGACGTTGTGGCTGTCGCGGCCGGCGAGACCATTGACGTGCTCATGGTCGCCGACGCCCGACCCTGCCGGTACTACATGGCTGCCCTGGCCAACCAGCCGCCGGTGCCTGACCCGCAGATCCCGGAATTCGTCTCCAGAGGGGTGGTGCAGTACAAGAACATCCCCAGCGATGCGCAAAACTGCACAGAGAAATCGCCTCTCATGCCTGCTATGCCTGACCAGCACGACACGATCACGACCTTCTACTTCCATGGAAATCTCACCGGCCTGCAGCCTGGTGGTAACCCGCTGCTGCCTCAGGTCCGGGATCGTGTGGACGAGCGGCTGTTCCTCACGCTGGGCAAGGGCTCCATGTGCACGAACAACAAAACGTCCTGCAAGCGAGGAGGAAACCCGGAGTCCTTCGAGGTGGCCTACATCAACAACGTGTCCTTCCACCTCCCGGAGACCACGGCGGTGCTCCAAGCGCGATACTACGGCGGCAAGTTGAACAACAACGGCGTGCCGGTGCAGGACCTGCCCAGCAGGCCGCCAAGGGCGTTCAACTTCACCGACCCGGTGCTCATACCGGTCGTGCCCGGCGGCAAGATGGAGGAGCTCGAGCCCACGCGCAAGGCCACCATGACGCGCCGGTTCGCGCATAACGCCACCGTGGAGGTGGTCTTCCAGAGCACGGCCACCATGCAGAGCGACTCCAACCCGATGCACCTCCACGGCCACGACTTCTTCGTGCTCGCGCAGGGCCACGGCAACTACGACGCCGCCCGGGACGTCAGGAGCTACAACCTCGTGGACCCGCCCATGAAGAACACCGTGCAGGTGCCGAGGCTCGGGTGGGCCGCCATCCGCTTCGTCGCCGACAACCCCGGGGCGTGGTTCCTGCACTGCCACTTCGAGTTCCACATGGCCATGGGCATGGCCGCCGTGTTTGAGGTGGACAACGGACCCACGCTCGAGACCACTCTCCCACCACCACCTTCGGATCTGCCAAAGTGCACGAGATAG
- the LOC123129788 gene encoding uncharacterized protein, whose translation MATPKFSNCKAASLRRLPHALAPPPPSQLAAASSPLPRASSPLPSRLLSSHPHRRRRHPPPRTAPEQQQQAKAAQQQALGDEQQRREDEEHDGGGGGERQQQAKAALPFSAMCVRISRDSYPNLHALHNASNDSLTDAAYVKISEGDFGYVLDDVPHLPDYLPTYPNSLQDQPAYSTSSNILSMKMTPYHKRLLFKRIAAGGSLPSCWTPSEGYHLHIPVSCGGLCPGLNTVIRELVYGLAHMYNVNNIYGILYQPTYVPS comes from the exons ATGGCGACGCCTAAGTTCAGTAATTGTAAGGCAGCATCGCT CCGCCGCCTCCCTCACGCACTCGCGCCTCCCCCGCCCTCCcagctcgccgccgcctcctctcccctcccgcgcgcctcctctcccctcccctcccgcctcctctcctcccacccacatcgccgccgccgccacccaccgcctcGAACcgcgccggagcagcagcagcaggccaaGGCGGCGCAGCAGCAGGCCTTGGGCGACGAGCAGCAGCGGAGGGAGGACGAGGAgcacgacggcggtggcggcggggagcgGCAGCAGCAGGCCAAGGCGGCGCTGCCCTTCTCCGCCATGTGCGTGCGGATCTCCCGCGACTCCTACCCCAACCTCCACGCCCTCCACAACGCCTCCAACGACAGCCTCACTGACGCTGCCTACGTCAAGATCTCCGAGGGCGACTTCGGATACGTCCTCGACGACGTGCCCCACCTCCCCGACTACCTCCCC ACTTACCCGAACTCATTACAAGACCAACCAGCATATTCAACTTCAA GCAATATTTTGTCAATGAAGATGACACCGTACCACAAAAG GTTGTTGTTCAAAAGAATAGCCGCCGGGGGTTCACTTCCGTCGTGCTGGACCCCGTCAGAGG GTTATCACTTGCACATACCTGTAAGTTGTGGAGGCCTTTGCCCTGGGCTCAACACTGTTATCAGGGAGCTGGTGTATGGCTTGGCGCACATGTACAATGTCAACAACATCTATGGAATACTG TACCAACCAACATATGTTCCTTCTTGA